Within the Nocardioides humi genome, the region ACCCCGCGCGAGGCGGCGGAGGAGGCCGACGTCATCGTCATCCTCGCCCCCGACCAGGTCCAGCGCCACCTGTACGCCGACGACATCGCCCCGGCGCTCGCCGAGGGCGACACCCTGGTCTTCGGTCACGGCTTCAACATCCGGTTCGGCTACATCAAGCCGCCCGCCGGCGTCGACGTCGTCCTGGTCGCCCCGAAGGCCCCGGGCCACACCGTGCGTCGCGAGTACGTCGCCGGCCGCGGCATCCCGGACATCATCGCCGTCGAGCAGGACGCCTCGGGCAAGGCCTGGGACCTGGCGAAGTCCTACGCCAAGGGCATCGGCGGCACCCGCGCCGGCGTCATCAAGACCACCTTCACCGAGGAGACCGAGACCGACCTGTTCGGCGAGCAGTCGGTGCTGTGCGGTGGTGTCTCGCAGCTGATCCAGTACGGCTACGAGACGCTCACCGAGGCCGGCTACCAGGGCGAGATCGCCTACTTCGAGGTCCTCCACGAGCTGAAGCTCATCGTCGACCTGATGTGGGAGGGCGGCATCGCCAAGCAGCGCTGGTCGGTCTCCGACACCGCCGAGTACGGCGACTACGTCTCCGGCCCGCGCGTCATCGACGCCCGGGTGAAGGAGAACATGCAGGCGGTCCTCGCCGACATCCAGAGCGGTGCGTTCGCCGAGCGGTTCATCGCCGACCAGGACGCCGGCGCGCCGGAGTTCAAGGAGCTGCGGGAGAAGGGTGCCGCGCACCCGATCGAGGCGGTCGGCAAGGTGCTGCGCTCGCACTTCTCGTGGTCGCACACCGACGACGACTACACCGAGGGCTCGGCCGCGCGCTGACCCCCACGGCGTACCCACGAACGCCCTCGGGCCCGTCCGGGCTCCGGGGGCGTTCGCGCGTCAGCGGGACGCGGAGCTCAGCCGAGGCCGGCGAGGACCTCGTCGATCGCCGCCGCGAGCACCGACCCCGACTCCGCCGACAGCACCAGGCTCGGCGCCCCTCCCTCGGCGGGCTCCAGGGCGAGCCAGACGCGGCGCTCGCCGAGGTGGCGGCCGATCCGGACCGTCATCTCCAGCGGGACCAGCCGCGCGGTCATCGGGATCGCCCGGGGCCCGGCGACCACCGGCACCTGGACCACCGCGCTCTGGTGGTAGCGGTCCTCCGGATGGTCGTCCTCGAGGTGCTCGCGCTCGCACCACGCAGGACAGGGCTCCGTGAGCCAGGTGGGTGCCTCTCGGTCCGTCATCGAACGCCCCTCTCTTGCTGGACCGTGACCCTAGGCGGCCCGATCGACACATCGCCGGTCGTCGCCCGCGCTCGTCCACAGCCGTCCGAGCGAAAGCCATCCCAGTATGGTCGCCAAAGCGTGGGCATACGGGAATGATGGCGGCGTGGCGAGAAGAAGACGGGCGGACATCAGCTGGACGGCGTACGCCGTGGAGCTCGGGCGCAACCTGCACAGCGCGCGCACCGCGACGGGGCTCAGCCAGGAGCGGGTCGCGCACCTCGCGGGCATCGCGGGCTTCACCTACCAGAAGTACGAGAAGGGCGAGTCCAAGCCGGGGACGCCGATGAACCCGCAGCTGCAGACTCTGGTCTCGCTCAGCCAGGTGCTGGAGGTGCCGCTCCTCGAGCTGCTGCCGGACTGGGACCCGGACCTGAAGGCCGCCCCCCGCTGAGGCCGCCCCCGCCGCGCCGGCGCTGTCGGCGCCGCGTGGCAGGCTGATCGGCATGGCACTCCCACGGCTGCGCAGCATCGTCCTCGACACCACCGACGTGCCGCGACTCGCGGAGTTCTACCGCCGGCTCCTCGGCTGGTCCTACCCCGAGGGCTACGACATCGACGAGCTCACCGACTGGCGGGTGATCGTCGGCCCGTCGGGGGAACGGATCGCCTTCCAGGAGGTCGCCGAGCTGCCGCCCACCACCTGGCCCTCCCCGGAGGTGCCGCAGCAGCTCCACCTCGACCTCATGGCCGACACGCGCGCCGACCTGGAGGAGAACCACCGCCGCGCGGTCGAGCTCGGCGCCGCCGTACGACTGGACCGGTCCGACGACCCCGAGGAGCCGCTGCGCGTGTACGCCGACCCGGCCGGCCACACGTTCTGCCTGTTCACCCACGACGTGGACTGATCGCCGCGCCGCGCCGCGGTGGGCGGGCCGGTCAGCCGCTCAGCACGAGCAGCACCGCGCCGCCGCCGACCATCGCGACGCCGACCCACTGCAGTCCGGAGAGGCGCTCGCCGAGGAGGGTGACGCCGAACAGGGCCACCAGGACCACGCTGAGCTTGTCGACCGGCGCCACCAGCGAGGTGTCGCCGACCTTGAGGGCCCGGAAGTAGCAGATCCACGAGGCGCCCGTCCCCAGCCCGGACAGGACGAGGAAGACCCAGGTCCGGGTGCTGATCTCGCCCGGCGAGTGGAACTTCCCGAGCGTCAGCAGGATCAGGCCGAGCGTCACCAGGATCACGATGGTGCGGATGAAGGTCGCGACGTCGGAGTCGATGTCCTTCACGCCGACCTTGGCGAAGATCGCCGTCAGCGCCGCGAACACCGCCGACAGCAGCGCCCAGAACCACCAGGTCGACGTCAGGTCCATGTGAGCTGACGCTATCCCAGCGGACCTCAGTGCAGGGCGATGGTGAGGCTGGTGCCCTTGCCGGCGGCGTCCGTGGTGGCGGTCTGGTTGCCGTACGGGCCGGCGGCGACCGGGCCGCCGCTGTCGACCACGAGGCTGTCGACGTGCCCGCCGCCGACGCCGATCAGGAGCTGCCGGACCGTCGAGCCGGGCGGCTCGACGAACTCGGTGCCGGCCGTGGTGCGGTTGGCCCACACGGTGACGACCCAGTCGCCGGGGGTGGCGACGGTCGGGCTGCGGTGGGCCGTGGTCGCCGCCGCCTCCGCGCTGCCGGCCACGGCCGCGACCGGTCCGGACGGGTCGGTGCCGGACCAGGCCAGCACGGTGAGCGTCGCCTTCACGGCCGTCGCGCCGAGGGCCACCGTCACGGTGCGCCCGGCGTCGCCGGTCGCGGCGACGCGCTGCCAGACCACCGTGGTCATCGCGTCGGTGGCGACCGGGGCGCCGACCTGGATCCACCCGGCGGGCGCGGCCGGGACCGTGGTGCTCGAGACGGACGCCACCGCCAGCAGGCCGTCGCCGGGCTGCGTGGTCGCGGGGATCGTGGTGAAGATGCTCGTCGCGTTGGTGACCTTGCCGGTGGCGTCGCGGAACCCGATGGCGCTGGTGCCGCTCTCGATGACCACCTCGGCGCTCGCCGAGGCCGTCGCCCCGCGGTCGTCGGTGACGGTCAGCGTGACGGAATAGGTCCCAGGCCCGGCGTACACGTGCCCCGGTTGCGCTCCCGTGGCCGTGCCTCCGTCCCCGAACGACCAGGCGTACGACGTCACGGTGCCGTCCGGGTCGCTGGAGCCCCGTCCGTCGAAGCTGCACGTCTGGCCCGCGCACGAGGTCTGGATCGAGGCGACCGGGGTCTGGTTCGCCAGCGGCCCGAGGAACATCGTGCCGCTGGACCACTGCGGGTTGACGTCGATGCCGGTGCCGGTCACCCGGGTCCAGGCTCCTCCGGCGACGCCGTTGG harbors:
- the ilvC gene encoding ketol-acid reductoisomerase, with the translated sequence MAEIYYDDDADLSLIQGKHVAVIGYGSQGHAHALNLRDSGVDVRVGLKEGSKSRAKAEEEGLRVLTPREAAEEADVIVILAPDQVQRHLYADDIAPALAEGDTLVFGHGFNIRFGYIKPPAGVDVVLVAPKAPGHTVRREYVAGRGIPDIIAVEQDASGKAWDLAKSYAKGIGGTRAGVIKTTFTEETETDLFGEQSVLCGGVSQLIQYGYETLTEAGYQGEIAYFEVLHELKLIVDLMWEGGIAKQRWSVSDTAEYGDYVSGPRVIDARVKENMQAVLADIQSGAFAERFIADQDAGAPEFKELREKGAAHPIEAVGKVLRSHFSWSHTDDDYTEGSAAR
- a CDS encoding DUF6907 domain-containing protein, whose amino-acid sequence is MTDREAPTWLTEPCPAWCEREHLEDDHPEDRYHQSAVVQVPVVAGPRAIPMTARLVPLEMTVRIGRHLGERRVWLALEPAEGGAPSLVLSAESGSVLAAAIDEVLAGLG
- a CDS encoding helix-turn-helix domain-containing protein; this translates as MARRRRADISWTAYAVELGRNLHSARTATGLSQERVAHLAGIAGFTYQKYEKGESKPGTPMNPQLQTLVSLSQVLEVPLLELLPDWDPDLKAAPR
- a CDS encoding VOC family protein, which produces MALPRLRSIVLDTTDVPRLAEFYRRLLGWSYPEGYDIDELTDWRVIVGPSGERIAFQEVAELPPTTWPSPEVPQQLHLDLMADTRADLEENHRRAVELGAAVRLDRSDDPEEPLRVYADPAGHTFCLFTHDVD
- a CDS encoding EamA family transporter — encoded protein: MDLTSTWWFWALLSAVFAALTAIFAKVGVKDIDSDVATFIRTIVILVTLGLILLTLGKFHSPGEISTRTWVFLVLSGLGTGASWICYFRALKVGDTSLVAPVDKLSVVLVALFGVTLLGERLSGLQWVGVAMVGGGAVLLVLSG